From a single Methylacidiphilum kamchatkense Kam1 genomic region:
- a CDS encoding methyltransferase, producing the protein MDRREMELIVDSSLFDPDYYLRSYPDVRLNGQHPLVHFVEWGWKERRNPHPLFDTDYYLRNNADIANEQINPLLHFLLYGAKEKRNPHPLFDSRYYLEECPEVEKEELNPLVHFIKEGCRAYHNPHPLFDVRFYLEKNPEVAQLEVNPLIHFLEQGWKEGRNPHPAFDLNYYLQQNPDVKQAGVNPLIHFIEHGWKEKRSPHPDFPIGNLESVEAFSHAFVGPSSQFDFMGATQFSLLWSLGLRSYHFLLDFGCGALRAGRFFIQYLQKGRYFGIEPNRWLIEEAIKHQLGLDTIRLKKPVFDHNERFCAEVFGIDFDFILAQSIFSHTGSDLIILALNNFKRSLKDDGLIVCTFMEGEEDFKGSGWIYPEIVRYKPETIHSIAQSAGLFIRRLKWYHPRQSWFLLAKDERRLPDPKVLELLSGIVLYEPEFEEGWKRSKTIIPMLQNLQDQEKNELLNSFSYAQIDPFYIQLDKNHVRRTKNICLIPSEKNRRGGKYSYGEWAHVIGIFQTLIYFNLEKKMANKILDVGCGTGLLAMASEPYIQDGGYYVGLDVSKADIQFCLSHYPHGQFKFIHFDLSNSLYAPDQNSNLRPWPIESHQFDLVTALSVWTHLREEEARFYFKEIRRVLKSQGRAIITFFFLDQIYKESLLRRSFGEQGRFHRTEQGKWVFGDPAYGSEHWRCPQWVKIPEEAIGVDEQGLKELMEEAGLRQLAYYPGNWKEIPGIFFQDIFVFQPE; encoded by the coding sequence GTGGATCGTAGGGAAATGGAGCTTATTGTGGATTCTTCTCTTTTTGATCCTGATTATTACCTTCGATCTTATCCAGATGTTAGACTTAATGGGCAACATCCTTTAGTGCACTTTGTGGAATGGGGATGGAAGGAAAGAAGAAACCCGCATCCGCTTTTTGACACGGACTATTATCTTAGGAATAATGCAGATATTGCCAATGAACAGATAAATCCCTTGCTCCATTTTCTTCTTTATGGCGCAAAAGAAAAACGGAACCCCCATCCGCTATTTGATAGCCGGTACTATTTAGAAGAATGCCCAGAAGTAGAGAAAGAAGAGTTGAATCCTCTAGTCCATTTTATAAAAGAAGGTTGTCGAGCCTATCACAATCCCCACCCGTTATTCGATGTTCGTTTTTACTTGGAAAAAAATCCTGAAGTTGCCCAGTTGGAAGTTAATCCTCTTATCCACTTTTTAGAGCAGGGATGGAAGGAAGGCCGCAATCCTCATCCTGCTTTTGACTTAAACTATTATCTTCAGCAAAACCCGGATGTTAAACAAGCAGGAGTCAATCCACTGATCCATTTTATTGAACATGGATGGAAAGAAAAAAGAAGTCCTCATCCAGATTTTCCGATCGGCAACTTAGAATCGGTTGAAGCTTTTTCCCATGCTTTTGTAGGTCCTTCCAGTCAATTCGACTTTATGGGCGCAACCCAATTTTCTTTGCTATGGTCTTTGGGACTGCGTTCCTATCATTTCCTTCTTGATTTTGGCTGCGGGGCTTTGAGGGCGGGCAGGTTTTTCATCCAATACTTGCAGAAAGGAAGGTATTTTGGGATCGAACCAAACCGGTGGTTAATCGAAGAAGCCATAAAACATCAGTTGGGACTGGATACAATCAGGCTAAAAAAACCTGTGTTTGATCATAATGAGCGGTTTTGTGCTGAGGTGTTTGGTATTGACTTTGATTTTATTCTTGCCCAATCGATCTTTTCTCATACGGGAAGCGATCTGATTATTCTAGCGCTGAACAACTTTAAGCGTTCTTTAAAGGATGATGGACTGATTGTATGCACCTTTATGGAAGGAGAGGAAGATTTTAAAGGATCGGGTTGGATTTATCCAGAAATAGTGCGTTATAAGCCTGAAACGATCCATTCTATTGCTCAGTCTGCTGGGCTGTTCATTCGTCGGCTGAAATGGTATCATCCTAGACAGAGCTGGTTTCTTTTGGCCAAAGATGAACGAAGATTACCTGATCCCAAGGTTCTAGAACTGCTTAGTGGAATTGTTTTGTATGAACCAGAGTTTGAGGAAGGTTGGAAGAGAAGCAAAACAATTATCCCAATGCTTCAGAACCTACAGGATCAAGAAAAAAATGAGCTTTTAAATTCTTTTTCCTATGCTCAGATTGATCCCTTTTACATTCAGTTGGATAAAAACCATGTCCGAAGAACAAAAAATATTTGTCTTATTCCTTCAGAAAAGAACCGGAGGGGCGGGAAATATTCTTATGGGGAATGGGCTCATGTCATTGGCATATTCCAAACCTTGATTTATTTTAATCTGGAAAAGAAGATGGCTAACAAAATACTGGATGTGGGTTGCGGAACAGGACTTTTGGCAATGGCTTCTGAACCTTATATCCAAGATGGCGGCTATTACGTAGGACTTGACGTTTCCAAGGCTGACATCCAGTTTTGTCTAAGTCATTATCCTCACGGGCAGTTTAAGTTTATTCATTTTGATTTATCCAATTCTTTATATGCACCTGATCAGAATTCAAACCTTAGGCCATGGCCTATCGAATCGCATCAATTTGATTTAGTAACTGCTTTGTCTGTATGGACTCATCTCAGGGAAGAAGAAGCCAGGTTTTATTTTAAAGAGATTCGGAGGGTGCTTAAATCCCAAGGCCGAGCAATCATTACATTCTTTTTTTTAGATCAGATTTATAAAGAGTCTCTTCTTCGTCGTTCTTTTGGAGAACAGGGAAGGTTTCATAGGACTGAGCAGGGTAAATGGGTTTTTGGAGACCCTGCCTATGGTTCTGAACATTGGAGATGTCCTCAATGGGTCAAAATTCCAGAAGAAGCGATTGGGGTTGACGAGCAGGGCTTAAAAGAGCTTATGGAAGAAGCGGGACTGAGGCAGTTGGCTTATTATCCTGGAAATTGGAAGGAAATCCCTGGAATTTTTTTCCAAGATATTTTTGTGTTTCAACCTGAGTAA
- a CDS encoding glycosyltransferase: protein MPNLVIVIGMHRSGSSALMRALSYLGVELGEELLEARPDNPRGFWEDKELLAINELLLQASGLRWDSCQHPRVDVFRPEVRRLWERAIESFRGKLSCGDSFGMKDSRMIRLLEFWHSVFQELGVSPSYVLSLRDPLSVAESLFRRNGFSQAKSFCLWLSHYLLPWGWYAPFLKVVVSYDQLMSQPGVELERVARRLGLRVEPGVVERIKEEFLDPALRHACYSEERLRDQLSGFNFLYTVWEAFEDLAYGGQEEEAKAKIEKLSRGSFSLNELFGFVDQYEKLVEGITREKKVLETKLSKLYTQQTHIQQVVDGLSEYIAKQATKLYPKQLEEQKQLIFFGSKKKPQPQDPIVDQARFVLEQGMFDFGYYWSIYLDVRKDRKDPLLHFLQYGWKERRNPHPLFDTDYYLRENEQLEKEGINPLVHFLEWGWREKRNPHPLFDLNYYLGQCPQLEAEGLNPLVYYLKGGWEGGKSPHILFDSSYYLEQNPEVAQEGINPLVHFLERGWREKRNPHPLFDLGYYLGQCPQLEAEGLNPLVHFVKYGWKERRNPHPLFDTDYYLRENEQLEKEGINPLVHFLEWGWREKRNPHPLFDLNYYLGQCPQLEAEGLNPLVYYLKGGWEGGKSPHILFDSSYYLEQNPEVAQEGINPLVHFLERGWREKRNPHPLFDLGYYLGQCPQLEAEGLNPLVHFVKYGWKERRNPHPLFDVQLYEETHPETVRTNAFLHYLVHKPEDWQGYWVTEEFEKRIAALALSWKDKKKGSLFLFIDHVLGGGANFYRQQWIHQLEKENQLIFLFYYNFFKKGYYVRISGWENQLLLSCSCPDSFFSHIGALCEDFDGLEIIPNALVSFPEPLSILEWCLQLKKQKAIKIIVPIHDYFCICPSYNLLNDKDQFCGIPTIEECRRCLVAIDKDETYPKNLNIDLWREKWQDFLEHADEILCFSESSLSLLFKAYPTLEKNQIILKPHSIGSFRKAKLRAPQPNEEVIVGIVGHIDTKAKGKELIGEMIQTIQLEKWPIKLVVIGTVGDPELEKKLHVYGPYRKEELVSLIESSMVNLCFLPSIWPETFSYVTEELMAMGVPLAVFDLGAQAEKVRRYKWGHVISHIDPRIACKEICEFALRLAELK from the coding sequence ATGCCAAATTTAGTAATAGTCATTGGGATGCATCGTTCAGGCAGCAGTGCATTGATGCGGGCTTTGAGTTATTTAGGGGTGGAATTAGGCGAAGAGCTGCTTGAGGCCAGGCCGGATAATCCGAGGGGTTTTTGGGAAGACAAGGAACTCCTAGCGATCAACGAGTTATTGCTTCAGGCCAGTGGGCTGCGTTGGGACAGTTGTCAGCATCCTAGGGTGGATGTATTCAGGCCGGAGGTGAGGCGGCTTTGGGAGAGGGCGATAGAGAGTTTCAGAGGGAAGTTGAGCTGTGGGGATAGTTTTGGGATGAAAGACTCGAGGATGATTCGGCTGTTGGAATTTTGGCATAGTGTTTTTCAGGAGCTTGGAGTCAGTCCTAGTTACGTACTGTCTCTGCGGGATCCGTTATCGGTAGCGGAATCGTTGTTTAGGCGGAATGGGTTTTCGCAGGCAAAATCGTTTTGTTTATGGCTCTCTCATTATCTTTTGCCATGGGGATGGTATGCACCGTTTTTGAAAGTTGTGGTGAGTTATGACCAGTTGATGAGTCAACCGGGGGTGGAGTTAGAGCGGGTGGCTAGAAGGCTGGGTTTAAGGGTAGAGCCTGGGGTTGTGGAGAGGATAAAGGAAGAGTTTTTGGATCCGGCTCTGAGGCATGCGTGTTATTCGGAGGAGCGGCTAAGGGATCAGCTGAGTGGGTTTAATTTTTTGTATACGGTATGGGAAGCATTTGAGGATTTGGCGTATGGAGGGCAGGAAGAAGAAGCCAAGGCAAAGATTGAGAAGCTTTCTAGAGGGAGTTTTTCCTTGAATGAGCTCTTTGGTTTTGTGGACCAATACGAAAAGCTCGTAGAAGGGATAACCAGGGAGAAAAAAGTTTTAGAAACAAAACTTAGCAAGCTCTATACCCAACAAACACACATACAACAAGTAGTTGATGGACTGTCAGAATATATCGCAAAACAGGCGACAAAACTATATCCCAAGCAGTTGGAAGAACAAAAACAGCTGATTTTTTTTGGATCAAAAAAGAAACCGCAACCACAAGATCCGATTGTGGATCAGGCACGATTTGTTCTTGAACAAGGGATGTTTGATTTTGGTTATTACTGGAGCATTTATCTTGATGTGCGTAAAGATAGGAAAGATCCCCTTCTTCATTTTCTCCAGTATGGGTGGAAGGAAAGGCGCAATCCGCATCCGCTGTTTGATACGGATTATTATTTGAGAGAGAACGAGCAATTGGAAAAGGAAGGGATTAATCCGTTGGTGCATTTTTTAGAATGGGGATGGCGAGAGAAGAGGAATCCGCATCCGCTGTTTGATCTGAATTATTATTTAGGGCAGTGTCCACAGCTAGAAGCGGAGGGGCTAAATCCTTTAGTTTATTATCTGAAAGGAGGATGGGAAGGAGGAAAGAGTCCGCACATACTTTTTGATTCGAGTTATTATTTGGAGCAGAATCCCGAAGTAGCGCAGGAAGGGATCAATCCGTTAGTGCATTTTTTAGAGCGGGGATGGCGAGAGAAGAGGAACCCGCATCCGCTGTTTGATCTAGGTTATTATTTAGGGCAGTGTCCACAGCTAGAAGCGGAGGGGCTAAATCCTTTGGTTCATTTTGTGAAGTATGGGTGGAAGGAAAGGCGCAATCCGCATCCGCTGTTTGATACGGATTATTATTTGAGAGAGAACGAGCAGTTGGAAAAGGAAGGGATTAATCCGTTGGTGCATTTTTTAGAATGGGGATGGCGAGAGAAGAGGAATCCGCATCCGCTGTTTGATCTGAATTATTATTTAGGGCAGTGTCCACAGCTAGAAGCGGAGGGGCTAAATCCTTTGGTTTATTATCTGAAAGGAGGATGGGAAGGAGGAAAGAGTCCGCACATACTTTTTGATTCGAGTTATTATTTGGAGCAGAATCCCGAAGTAGCGCAGGAAGGGATCAATCCGTTGGTGCATTTTTTAGAGCGGGGATGGCGAGAGAAGAGGAACCCGCATCCGCTGTTTGATCTAGGTTATTATTTAGGGCAGTGTCCACAGCTAGAAGCGGAGGGGCTAAATCCTTTGGTTCATTTTGTGAAGTATGGGTGGAAGGAAAGGCGCAATCCGCATCCGCTGTTTGATGTTCAGTTGTATGAAGAAACACATCCAGAAACAGTAAGGACAAATGCTTTTCTTCATTATCTGGTTCATAAGCCAGAGGACTGGCAGGGGTATTGGGTGACGGAGGAGTTTGAAAAGAGGATTGCTGCGTTAGCTCTAAGTTGGAAAGATAAGAAAAAAGGTTCGCTTTTCCTGTTCATCGATCATGTTTTGGGAGGTGGAGCAAATTTTTATCGTCAACAATGGATCCATCAGTTAGAAAAAGAAAATCAGTTAATTTTTCTTTTCTATTATAATTTTTTTAAAAAAGGCTATTATGTACGGATTTCAGGTTGGGAAAATCAGCTCTTATTAAGCTGTAGCTGCCCAGATTCTTTTTTTTCTCATATAGGGGCCCTGTGTGAGGATTTTGATGGTCTAGAAATTATTCCTAATGCATTGGTTTCATTCCCTGAGCCTTTATCGATCCTTGAGTGGTGTTTGCAGCTAAAAAAACAGAAGGCAATCAAGATTATCGTTCCTATTCATGATTACTTCTGTATTTGTCCTTCTTACAATCTTTTGAACGATAAAGACCAGTTCTGTGGCATCCCGACAATTGAAGAATGCAGGCGTTGTCTTGTGGCTATTGATAAAGATGAAACTTATCCTAAAAATCTGAATATCGATTTATGGAGGGAAAAATGGCAAGATTTTTTGGAACATGCTGATGAAATTCTCTGTTTTTCTGAATCCTCGCTTTCCCTGCTCTTCAAAGCCTATCCAACTTTAGAGAAAAACCAGATTATTCTCAAACCCCATTCGATTGGGTCATTTCGCAAAGCAAAGCTAAGGGCTCCACAGCCAAATGAGGAAGTGATTGTGGGCATTGTAGGACACATCGATACGAAGGCTAAAGGTAAAGAACTGATTGGAGAGATGATTCAAACGATTCAGCTTGAAAAGTGGCCGATAAAGCTAGTGGTTATAGGAACGGTGGGTGATCCGGAGCTAGAAAAAAAACTGCATGTGTATGGTCCCTATAGGAAAGAAGAATTAGTATCTTTGATTGAATCTTCCATGGTAAATCTTTGTTTCTTGCCCTCGATTTGGCCAGAAACCTTTTCGTATGTTACTGAAGAGTTGATGGCAATGGGAGTTCCTTTAGCTGTATTCGATCTAGGAGCGCAGGCGGAAAAAGTCAGGCGGTATAAATGGGGTCATGTCATTTCTCACATTGATCCTCGGATTGCCTGTAAGGAAATTTGTGAGTTTGCTTTGCGGTTAGCGGAGCTAAAATAA
- a CDS encoding glycosyltransferase family 2 protein yields MHPFFSILVFYDQRWNEEDVCRLLSTCFSQFYSHWELWLCPYGAGSVFSVQSFENRWPGAKQKLHFLKKTSTKLEALNWVLTFAQGEYVVLIDPSVQLSKEALFVFVVTINRYPDLLMAFSDEDSMDESGNRSDPIFKPGWNPELLRSNNYIGQAAIYNKQTVLDRLSIAPLLDGQEEWDLALRIGSFDCDKDRVVHVPRILFHRRDSKQAAGQNDREDTQRLVLEADCRRRGKDEVTIKKTEEGWHLRYSIGPLSPLVSIIIPTRLPLPYVHRCIESILSKSTYRNFEILLVINGYGSLDQEQNAFLSKYCNLKQLRLLWYDQSFNYAAINNWAAKEASGELLAFLNDDVEVISPDWIEEMAGHAFRKEVGIVGAKLYYPNLTIQSDGMILWKDYRRFHGMSRELSGYLGLAKLCQNLTGVITACALMRRELFEWIKGFDEEFAYNWNDLDLCLRLKERGYWTVWTPFAELIHYCSVSVGRESVDKQREWEEERELFEKKWKEKFPSDLFYNPNLSDSAPFYRLGTTPWDIKAWGKENKE; encoded by the coding sequence GTGCATCCTTTTTTTTCGATCCTTGTTTTTTATGATCAACGATGGAATGAGGAAGATGTTTGCCGCCTGCTTTCGACCTGTTTTTCTCAGTTTTATTCGCATTGGGAACTCTGGCTTTGTCCCTATGGCGCTGGATCAGTCTTTTCTGTTCAATCTTTTGAAAACCGTTGGCCTGGAGCCAAACAAAAGCTTCATTTTCTTAAAAAAACCTCTACAAAACTCGAAGCCTTGAATTGGGTTTTAACCTTTGCTCAGGGAGAGTATGTAGTGTTGATAGACCCTTCGGTCCAGCTTAGTAAAGAAGCTTTGTTTGTGTTTGTTGTAACAATTAATCGGTATCCTGATCTATTAATGGCTTTTTCTGATGAAGATTCGATGGATGAGTCTGGCAACCGATCGGATCCTATTTTTAAGCCTGGCTGGAATCCAGAGCTTCTTCGTTCTAATAATTACATTGGACAGGCAGCGATTTACAATAAGCAAACAGTTTTAGACCGGCTGAGCATAGCGCCTTTACTGGATGGTCAAGAAGAGTGGGATCTAGCTCTAAGAATTGGAAGTTTTGACTGCGACAAAGACAGAGTAGTTCATGTTCCTCGCATTCTTTTCCATCGCCGTGACTCAAAGCAAGCGGCTGGTCAGAATGACAGAGAAGATACGCAGCGATTGGTGTTAGAAGCCGATTGTCGTCGCAGGGGAAAGGATGAAGTAACAATCAAAAAAACAGAAGAAGGCTGGCATCTTCGGTATTCCATCGGTCCATTATCTCCTTTGGTTAGCATTATCATCCCGACACGGCTTCCTTTGCCTTATGTGCACAGGTGCATCGAGAGCATCCTTTCGAAGTCCACTTATCGGAACTTTGAAATCTTACTTGTGATAAACGGATACGGTTCTTTGGATCAAGAACAAAATGCTTTTTTATCCAAGTATTGTAACCTAAAGCAACTCCGGTTGTTGTGGTATGATCAGTCTTTTAATTATGCAGCGATCAACAATTGGGCTGCCAAAGAAGCAAGTGGCGAGCTTTTAGCGTTCCTGAACGATGACGTGGAAGTTATTAGTCCAGATTGGATAGAAGAGATGGCTGGACATGCTTTTAGGAAAGAAGTGGGAATTGTTGGAGCAAAACTTTATTATCCAAATCTGACTATACAGAGCGATGGAATGATCCTTTGGAAAGATTACCGAAGGTTCCATGGCATGAGCCGAGAATTGTCTGGTTATCTAGGTTTGGCAAAACTCTGCCAAAACCTAACTGGTGTGATTACAGCCTGTGCGTTGATGCGCAGAGAATTATTCGAATGGATCAAAGGGTTTGATGAAGAATTTGCCTACAATTGGAACGACTTGGATCTTTGTTTGCGGTTAAAAGAAAGAGGATACTGGACGGTGTGGACGCCTTTTGCTGAGCTAATTCATTATTGTTCAGTTTCCGTTGGACGAGAATCGGTCGACAAACAGCGGGAATGGGAGGAGGAAAGAGAACTGTTCGAAAAAAAATGGAAAGAAAAATTTCCATCCGATCTGTTTTATAACCCCAACCTGAGTGATTCAGCTCCTTTTTATCGGCTTGGGACTACTCCTTGGGATATAAAGGCTTGGGGAAAGGAAAACAAAGAATAA
- a CDS encoding class I SAM-dependent methyltransferase encodes MAEPQQMDAEKWIQSLISKVHEQTEWMKFQQQAAAFASLAYGRLWVQAHQSFELGKQSFGFRSIFSKKDSSQLSTASWIVVGKEIAKSALFDPAYYLQQYPDVRLSGVDPLTHFVLYGATEKRNPNPFFDVEYYLQQNPDVAESKINPLYHFICYGWKEGRKPHPRFDPAFYLDKYKDVAEAAINPLSHYLLFGQLEGRIGSPEEERPIDSQQRILISGSLIEIEDWYPYGFSPNPRWGYDKPVHPILYSIIKRSEDHYRSLLTDWVQYADDMLSFPLHDNGSELDPCWENSSFPPLDAIALFGIIATTKPALFLEIGSGFTTRWAYAAKARYSPLTKLVSIDPNPRVKVDTLCQQLFRKPLHEVPLDIFEQLEAGDILFVDGTHRILQGSDATIFFLEILPILKAGVIIHLHDIFLPFDYPPHWQNRFYSEQYVLGSILLVASEKYRILFPSFYVSQHQELLKILDPLWINPKLHSLKPKGGSFWFVKH; translated from the coding sequence ATGGCTGAGCCACAGCAAATGGATGCCGAAAAATGGATTCAGTCTTTGATTAGTAAAGTCCACGAGCAGACTGAGTGGATGAAGTTTCAACAGCAAGCTGCTGCCTTTGCTTCTTTGGCTTATGGTAGGCTGTGGGTTCAAGCACATCAGTCTTTTGAATTGGGCAAGCAATCTTTTGGATTCCGATCGATTTTTTCAAAGAAAGACAGCTCACAGCTTTCTACAGCTTCTTGGATAGTTGTTGGCAAAGAAATTGCAAAATCCGCTCTATTCGATCCCGCTTATTATCTCCAACAATACCCGGATGTTCGCCTCTCTGGAGTGGATCCACTGACTCATTTTGTTTTGTACGGTGCAACTGAAAAACGCAATCCGAACCCTTTTTTTGACGTTGAATATTATCTTCAGCAAAATCCGGATGTGGCGGAGTCCAAAATCAATCCGCTCTATCATTTTATCTGCTATGGGTGGAAAGAAGGTCGCAAACCACATCCTCGGTTTGATCCAGCGTTTTATCTTGACAAGTATAAGGATGTTGCTGAGGCGGCCATTAATCCTCTGTCGCATTATCTGTTGTTTGGCCAGTTGGAAGGAAGAATTGGCTCTCCGGAGGAAGAGCGGCCGATTGATTCTCAGCAAAGAATTCTTATTAGCGGTTCTCTTATAGAAATTGAAGATTGGTATCCTTATGGATTTTCACCAAATCCAAGGTGGGGGTACGACAAGCCTGTACATCCGATCCTTTATTCAATAATTAAAAGATCTGAAGATCATTACCGCTCTCTTTTAACGGACTGGGTTCAGTATGCCGACGATATGCTTTCCTTTCCCCTTCATGACAATGGTTCTGAATTAGATCCATGCTGGGAAAACAGTTCTTTCCCACCTTTGGATGCGATAGCTCTTTTTGGCATAATCGCCACCACAAAACCCGCTCTGTTTTTAGAAATAGGTTCGGGTTTTACTACCCGATGGGCTTATGCGGCTAAAGCGCGGTATTCACCGCTGACGAAACTGGTTTCAATCGATCCTAACCCTAGGGTTAAAGTGGATACATTATGCCAGCAGCTTTTCCGAAAGCCTCTTCATGAAGTGCCTTTAGACATTTTTGAGCAGTTGGAAGCGGGGGATATCCTTTTTGTTGATGGGACTCATCGGATTCTGCAGGGATCCGACGCAACTATTTTCTTTCTGGAGATCTTGCCTATATTAAAGGCTGGAGTGATCATTCATCTTCACGATATTTTTCTGCCTTTTGATTATCCACCACACTGGCAGAACAGATTTTATTCCGAGCAGTACGTGCTTGGATCGATCCTTTTGGTTGCATCCGAAAAATACAGAATTCTTTTTCCAAGCTTTTATGTGAGTCAGCATCAGGAGCTTTTAAAGATTTTGGACCCGCTGTGGATAAATCCTAAGCTGCATAGTTTAAAGCCAAAGGGGGGCTCTTTCTGGTTTGTTAAGCATTAA
- a CDS encoding class I SAM-dependent methyltransferase, whose protein sequence is MKNRTDYCFAVEKPAFPFLFLKGRSIKIKGWFVGQNGQKAEGIWVQLKNHLYIANSIRREDVKEKFLQSGKTVDSNCGFEVEIELSRGIKHLVLYADIGSGKRIEMARFVVFVSRKAQESESKKMDNPLESIEDWYPYGATLEPRWGYSKEPHSILLNILESSYKTYQKFLLDCKAYLPDLLLIETTPRTETDPFWMNGWFDSLDALALYGMVALKKPNVFLEIGSGNSTRFAYLAKKRRSPSTKIFSIDPAPRSEIDRLCDEVYRLPLQQMGLLVFERLEPGDILFFDGSHRLLQASDVTVFFLEVLPIIKPGVLIHLHDIFLPLDYPPQWAKRFYSEAYVLAVLFAFAAEKFEILFPSAFVAAKPELTTIFNELWQKYESDGLKPHGGSFWFMKKI, encoded by the coding sequence ATGAAGAACAGGACTGACTATTGTTTTGCGGTGGAAAAACCGGCTTTTCCTTTTCTTTTTTTGAAAGGAAGAAGCATAAAAATCAAAGGCTGGTTTGTAGGGCAGAATGGACAGAAGGCTGAAGGGATTTGGGTGCAGCTCAAAAACCATCTTTATATAGCCAATTCCATCAGACGGGAGGATGTAAAAGAAAAGTTTTTGCAGTCGGGAAAGACAGTCGATTCGAATTGTGGGTTTGAGGTGGAGATCGAGTTGAGCAGAGGGATCAAACACCTCGTTCTTTACGCAGATATAGGCTCAGGCAAAAGGATCGAAATGGCCAGGTTTGTAGTCTTTGTAAGCAGAAAAGCACAAGAGAGTGAATCAAAAAAAATGGATAATCCTCTAGAGTCAATCGAAGATTGGTATCCTTATGGGGCAACACTTGAACCCAGGTGGGGATACAGCAAAGAGCCCCATTCGATCCTATTGAATATCCTGGAATCGAGTTATAAAACTTATCAAAAGTTCTTGCTTGATTGCAAGGCTTATCTGCCTGACTTGCTTTTAATCGAGACAACTCCAAGGACCGAAACGGATCCTTTCTGGATGAATGGATGGTTCGATAGCCTGGATGCCTTGGCGTTGTATGGGATGGTGGCTCTAAAAAAACCGAACGTTTTTTTGGAGATCGGTTCTGGGAATTCAACCCGGTTTGCTTATCTGGCTAAGAAAAGACGTTCGCCGTCAACAAAAATATTTTCAATAGATCCGGCTCCCAGGTCTGAAATTGATCGATTGTGTGATGAAGTCTATCGTCTTCCCTTACAGCAAATGGGACTGTTGGTTTTTGAGCGGTTGGAGCCAGGCGACATCCTTTTTTTTGATGGGTCTCATAGGTTGTTGCAAGCTTCTGACGTAACTGTCTTTTTTCTTGAAGTCTTGCCCATTATAAAACCTGGGGTTCTAATCCATCTCCATGATATATTCCTTCCCCTTGACTATCCCCCTCAATGGGCAAAAAGGTTTTATTCTGAAGCATACGTCTTAGCTGTGCTCTTTGCTTTTGCTGCCGAGAAGTTTGAGATTCTTTTCCCATCGGCTTTCGTAGCGGCCAAGCCCGAACTTACTACTATTTTTAATGAACTTTGGCAGAAGTATGAGTCGGATGGATTAAAACCGCATGGTGGATCTTTTTGGTTTATGAAAAAGATCTAA